The DNA segment TAAAGATTTTGGTGGTGTAATAACCCCCAGTATCTTAATTAGTGAACTCGATATTGCAGGAGAATAAGGTCCACGACAAAGTCGTGGACTTTTTTATTTACAAAACTTAAGTTTTAGATTAAAATAGGTATAGCAACCACAAGGGGGGAAAGTTGTGAAATTTCCCAGGTTAGTTATTAGTTTAAAAAAAATAGAAGAAAATGCAAAAAAAGTATTAGACATGTTAAACAAACACAATATAGAACTTGTCGCTGTTACGAAATTGGTATTGGGTGATCCAAAAATTGCTAAAACACTTAAAGATGTGGGAATCCAAAAAATTGGTGAATCAAGACTTGATAATATTGAAAAAATGATCAAAAACAAAATTTCAGGTCCATTTCAACTTCTTAGAATACCTATGCTTTCAGAACTTGATAAAGCAGTCCTTTTGGTTGATGAAATATTAATTTCCGATGAAACAACTGCATTAAAAATTGATGAAATAGCACAAAAATATGATAAAAATATTGAATTGATATACATGATAGATGTGGGAGATTTAAGAGAAGGTGTATGGTTTGAAAATGCATGTAAAACAATTGAAAATATAGCCAAAAAGCTTAAAATGGCAAAATTAAGTGGCATTGGAACAAATGTAGGATGTTTTGGTGGTATACTCCCAACAAAAGATAATTTAAACACACTTGTTGGAATTAAAAAATATTTAGATGATAAATTAAACACTAATTTAAAAATTTCCGGCGGAAGTACTGTAACACTAAAATTAATTGAAAGTGGAGAACTTCCCGAAAAAATCAATCAATTTAGAATTGGAGAAGGTATCTTACTTGGAACAGATGCAACCGGTCATAGAGATATCCCCTATTTATCTCAAAACACGGTCATATTAGAAGCAGAAGTAATTGAAGTTGATTACAAACCATCTGTACCAGTAGGGAAAATAGGAAGAGATTCAATGGGAAGAATTCCAGAATTTGAAGACAAGGGATGGCGAAAAAGAATTATTCTTGCAATAGGAGAACAAGATATAGATCCAAATGGATTAAAACCTTTCGACAAAAGACTTGAAGTTTTGCACGCCTCAAGTGATCACACAATAATAGATTACACCGAATCTGAAGTGAATTATAAAATTGGAGATATATTAAAATTCAAATTATCATATGGAGCAGCACTACGTGCATTTACAAGCCCTTTTGTAAAAAAAATATACCAATAAAAAAACTCTCTGGCCAACAGAGAGGTTTATATTTCGTCTAATTCCAAAAA comes from the Thermosipho affectus genome and includes:
- a CDS encoding alanine/ornithine racemase family PLP-dependent enzyme translates to MKFPRLVISLKKIEENAKKVLDMLNKHNIELVAVTKLVLGDPKIAKTLKDVGIQKIGESRLDNIEKMIKNKISGPFQLLRIPMLSELDKAVLLVDEILISDETTALKIDEIAQKYDKNIELIYMIDVGDLREGVWFENACKTIENIAKKLKMAKLSGIGTNVGCFGGILPTKDNLNTLVGIKKYLDDKLNTNLKISGGSTVTLKLIESGELPEKINQFRIGEGILLGTDATGHRDIPYLSQNTVILEAEVIEVDYKPSVPVGKIGRDSMGRIPEFEDKGWRKRIILAIGEQDIDPNGLKPFDKRLEVLHASSDHTIIDYTESEVNYKIGDILKFKLSYGAALRAFTSPFVKKIYQ